The genome window AAGATCTCTCTTTTACTATTACACTACGAATAAAATGAATAATAGACATATCTAACAAAAACCCAACATCAAATCAATAgtgataataataaataatcaaaaccCATCAATCCAAATAATAAGCATCATCAGATCAGATCTAGTGCTTGAACAGAGCAAGCAGAGACAAAACTAGAGAAGAACATATCACAGCACCAGACGTCCCAAGATAGTAACCTGCTCCCTTGTCCATAGACGGAGCAGGAGCAGGCGCCAAGTCGAATTCCTGAGCAGAAACAGCAGCTGCAAATATCGCTGTACGCACCAAATTCCTCagtataaattaaatacacttagaatttgatacaaattacaaatatttaaatcaaagtggatttgatctcttcttttgacgtattccacacgaatacggaatcctctgattttagttgagtgcttcaaacaaattctacgaatttgtaataaaatccagttggatttgagtgttggacttgaatttaggatttgattgtcggacttgagacttgatgaaattctaagaattctggatttagagaacttgaatttcacttccgagacttgacttagacttgagacttttagacttgagacttgaaggaattctaagaattccggatttaaagaacttggacttttcacttccgagacttgacttggatttgagacttgaaggaattctaagaattccggatttagagaagaaatttgagagagtctttagatagtttctctctactcctcttctttttttttttttttttccaaatgagcttggtatttataggcaaagggagaagtggaatttacttatgtacccttggccttaacccttgacattaagggtattgtagagaaatcatttaatcaatgattatccctttaattttattttatttgaatttgatttgatttgtatttatcttagattttatccatttaacaatattttgggcttcataaattattttaatttagagcccactatttaattgggctgcaaatttttttgtgtctacaaatgccccctcaagacttaagttatcaaagactagataatttaagtcttgaattatctaataaaatttgctttatataatcacaatttgatttgtatttgataaCTTATAACTAATCTCACTTGATATAGGAGAGTTAGACTTATATAAAGCCAACATGTGCTATAGAGTTTGTATACTCACTCTTTCAACATCACGCATAAAAGGTGAGAcaactttagttttttttttttcatcacccAGCCGTGattatttttagaaattttcatctcatatatatatatatgatatatatatatgttttgtttttaaagcaACCAACCTTGACTTTCATGGCTGTGATGTTGCATGGCGCCTACGCCATAACTATacctatacatatacacacatgtgcatatgtattctttcttcggcagctgaaatttatttatttttttccttctttcggaagctgatttttttttttttttttattttttaatttagatatgGCCTCCCGCAAACCGTGTTCAGCCCCGAAGACGGATTCTGAGAGTAGCTCAAACTCGAATCCACAATGGATTACAGAATCTAGTAATCCCAAATTTAAAGGGAAAACAATTCGTTTTCCGATGGCTTTTGTTGGACTTCACTCTTCTACAGGCATGCAGGGTCATCTTAAATTTCACGTCAATAGTGCAATGACTGGCCGTTTTGCTATCCCCGGTGTCAATCGATTTCAAGGTTTGGATATGTCTTTAATTAGCAGATCCAAGGAATTGGCATCCACGGATGCCCGTCGTCTTGGCCTACCTTACTTGTGTATTGCACCACATCATAATGAGGATGACTTCATCCCACGACCTTTGATTGCCGAGAATATTGGGAACAAATTTATTAGATGGGGGACATCTTTGAATCCCAGAGGAGAGATTTCATATCTAAATGGCTTTTGGGAGTGGTCCAGACGGGTTGCTGGACTCCTTAAGGATAGAGGCTTGGAAGATTTATCATTAGCAGTCCAAGCAGCAACGATGGAATATCATCGTCCCCCTTCAGCATATCGGGCTTTATGTGAGGTATGGTGTCCTGAAACCAGTACCTTTGTGACGAGGCATGGAGAAATTGGCATTTCTCTTTGGGAAATGCGAGATATTTCCGGATTGTCTATACTTGGTGATTATTATGAAGAGGTTATTCCGAGTTTTAGGGAACTCACTGATGGAAAATCTCTTCCAGATTCTTGTCTTCATCTCTTTAAGGCTTTTCAACATATAGCCGGAGAAAAGGTTATTGATCGAATCAAGCATGCAGATTGGCTTCTTTGGAAGATCTTATTTCTGCTCGTATGCTTATTGTTCCAGACTTGACCAAGGAACTTTGCAAGATAGAAGCAGAacaaaaggaagttagacttgaaattTCTCGTCTAGAGAAGCGAGATAATGTTTTGTCATCCCAACTTGACTCCattgatgagaaaatgaagaaagaaagtgatgaccttaatcaattgaaggaatcacATTCAAAGCTAGAGAAGCTCCAAGTTAAGGATGCCACTACAACTAAGTCGATTGCTAAACGGAAGGCAACTTTGGAAGATGGATTCCGTGGGCTAGCGAATTGGATCAAGAAGAATTAgacttctttatttatttattctttgtcatttcgattagtttttttttttttttttttattttttatgtaatgaacattcatatcaatgaattcattTGCTCCTTTTTTAATGCTACAACTTGGCGCACCATCAAGTATGCACATATAAGCATCAAAGGTATTCTCATTAAAGAAAGGAACCTTAAATCATAACATGAATGTACATCTTACATgctttgattttgtcttttcGAAATGACaatacaaagaaatttttttctttgaatttgactgaacttgaaaataaaagacaaagtcttctatttttatttggatttgaactaaaagacaaagtcttttttttttatttgatttgactgaacttggaatTTCCCAAGCTGCCTACGTACTCCTTTTGAGGAGATCAAGTCAAACGTAGTtccaaggaaattttttttttaactcttatttttgcctagaccgccctttcgggttttcaatctagcgagttttttttttttttgatgccattcatagtttatactcatatgggcaaggagtattacaatttaattctaagcgtaaaaacgcttcaagaattttccattgataGGTCCGATCCGTAGACCGTCCTTGTCGATAATTTTATAAGCACCATTTGTGTAGACTTCTGTGACTACATATGGTCCATCCCATTTGGGTAGGAACTTGCCCCCAGTCCGTCGAGTGATCACAATCGGCCTCCTTATAGCTAAGACCAAGTCTCCTATTTGAAATGATCGAGGATGTACTTTTTTATTGAAAGCTCTGGACATACGAGCTTGATAGCATTCCAGTCGCTTTTGAGCTTCCAATCTTCTTTCGTCTAAGGACTCAAGTTCTTCcaaccttaattgagcattttgctCTGTAGTAAGGCCTTCTTGGATAGCAATCCTGAGAGACGGAATTTGACATTCCAGTGGTATTACTGCTTCAACGCCATAAACCAAAGAATATGGTGTGGCTTGTGTTGGTGTTCGATAAGTTATTCGGTAGGCCCACAAAGCTTCTCCTACCCTTTCATGCCAATCCCTCTTTGACTTGGAGACAACTTTCTTTAGCAAAGTGCAGAGAGTTTTGTTAAAGGCTTCTGCAAGTCCATTTGCTGCTGCGTTGTACATGGAGGAATTGTGTtggacaaaatgaaacttttgacaaagtttgtccattagattgttatagaatggtttcccattatcagtaatgatatatcggggaactccatatctataaatgatttgaccttggatgaaattgacaacagtctcttttttaacttcttttaatgGAAGTGCTTCCGCCCATCTTGAGAAATAATATGTAGctgccaagatatacaaatggcCAGCAGATGATTTTGGAGTTATGGGTCCTACAACATCCAAACCCCAGGCATCAAAAGGCCATGAAGCAACAGTCGGATGTAACGGTTCCGGTGGTTGGTGTATAAAGTTCGCATGAACTTGACAAGCTTCA of Tripterygium wilfordii isolate XIE 37 chromosome 13, ASM1340144v1, whole genome shotgun sequence contains these proteins:
- the LOC120012627 gene encoding uncharacterized protein LOC120012627, whose product is MCYRVCILTLSTSRIKDMASRKPCSAPKTDSESSSNSNPQWITESSNPKFKGKTIRFPMAFVGLHSSTGMQGHLKFHVNSAMTGRFAIPGVNRFQGLDMSLISRSKELASTDARRLGLPYLCIAPHHNEDDFIPRPLIAENIGNKFIRWGTSLNPRGEISYLNGFWEWSRRVAGLLKDRGLEDLSLAVQAATMEYHRPPSAYRALCEVWCPETSTFVTRHGEIGISLWEMRDISGLSILGDYYEEVIPSFRELTDGKSLPDSCLHLFKAFQHIAGEKVIDRIKHADWLLWKILFLLESHSKLEKLQVKDATTTKSIAKRKATLEDGFRGLANWIKKN